One Caldibacillus debilis DSM 16016 DNA segment encodes these proteins:
- a CDS encoding O-antigen ligase family protein: MNKISGDSMQIVKKYAFVMQIVFLLGSLVFQRDWAGYGLSAAIFLLAFLNRKAGFYFLCVYFSVRPFVIELNPGMKFAGDLAILALFFPLFYQKGWGRNADCRRYRFIGYFLSFSFIGSLAAFLSGVDIFALFFQWRAYWITLLLVFIGAEMKWTKKEIANLLLLTVGMADLLAVCGLIEKISWRTLLLPESWQNWQLSGTNRIRIYGLLANPNVLAGYFVIAFVSAIALLRRNPSAKSRWFFMGSAALIFGAFLLTYSRGTMIAFLLAAVFYYAAKREFSAAKPILLSVLSAVLLVYLPAVALADMVGKNFMEGNGSFREMPVGEGGKRYSDLLSGEMIEESAQWGRIYIVKKGLEIFMDHPWIGTGFATFGDSATLVRSSPIYEKYRLSEGIYTDNQYIQIVVQSGLAGTACFSLFVFGMLRAVRRYAGEREARLLFYAFFAMAAIGSAFYNMLEDKIFTLYFYSFLGYLLNRRKTGFPERREAKGSGIG; this comes from the coding sequence ATGAATAAGATTTCGGGTGATTCGATGCAAATCGTGAAAAAATATGCGTTCGTCATGCAGATCGTTTTTTTGCTGGGTTCCCTTGTTTTTCAACGGGATTGGGCCGGCTACGGGTTATCGGCGGCCATTTTTTTGTTGGCTTTCCTCAATCGGAAGGCGGGATTTTATTTTCTTTGCGTCTATTTTTCCGTCCGCCCGTTTGTGATCGAGCTGAATCCCGGGATGAAATTTGCCGGAGATCTGGCCATTCTCGCCCTGTTTTTTCCTTTGTTCTATCAAAAAGGATGGGGAAGAAATGCCGATTGCCGCCGCTATCGGTTTATCGGTTATTTCCTCTCCTTCAGTTTCATCGGGTCGCTCGCGGCTTTCCTGTCCGGCGTTGACATTTTCGCCCTTTTCTTTCAATGGCGGGCGTATTGGATCACTTTGCTCCTCGTCTTTATTGGGGCGGAAATGAAATGGACGAAGAAGGAGATCGCGAATCTTCTCCTTCTGACGGTGGGCATGGCGGATCTCCTTGCCGTCTGCGGATTGATTGAGAAGATTTCGTGGCGCACCCTCCTTTTGCCCGAAAGCTGGCAGAATTGGCAACTCTCGGGGACAAACCGGATCCGCATTTACGGCCTTCTGGCCAATCCGAATGTTTTGGCCGGATATTTTGTCATTGCTTTTGTTTCGGCGATTGCGCTCCTCCGGAGGAATCCCTCCGCGAAATCCAGATGGTTTTTCATGGGAAGCGCGGCCTTGATTTTCGGCGCTTTTCTCCTCACCTATTCAAGGGGAACGATGATCGCCTTCCTGCTTGCGGCCGTCTTCTATTATGCGGCAAAAAGGGAATTTTCCGCGGCAAAACCGATTCTCCTTTCGGTATTATCGGCCGTTCTTCTCGTCTACTTGCCGGCCGTTGCCTTGGCGGATATGGTAGGGAAAAACTTCATGGAGGGAAACGGAAGCTTCCGGGAAATGCCTGTTGGTGAAGGGGGAAAGCGGTATTCCGATCTCCTTTCCGGGGAGATGATTGAGGAAAGCGCCCAGTGGGGAAGAATATATATCGTGAAAAAGGGACTGGAAATCTTCATGGACCACCCGTGGATCGGGACGGGTTTTGCCACCTTCGGCGACTCGGCGACGCTGGTCCGTTCGTCCCCCATCTATGAAAAATACCGGCTCAGCGAAGGCATATATACCGACAATCAATACATACAAATCGTTGTCCAATCCGGATTGGCCGGCACGGCCTGTTTTTCCCTTTTCGTTTTCGGGATGCTCCGGGCCGTGCGGAGATATGCCGGAGAAAGGGAAGCGCGGCTCCTTTTTTACGCCTTTTTTGCCATGGCGGCGATCGGCAGCGCTTTTTATAATATGTTAGAGGACAAAATTTTTACCTTATACTTCTACAGCTTTCTGGGCTATCTGTTGAACCGGCGGAAAACCGGTTTTCCGGAACGGCGGGAGGCGAAAGGCTCAGGGATCGGTTGA
- a CDS encoding transposase has translation LQFFHFEQIDPRKISSTNILERLNREIRRRTSVVGVFPNQDSYIRLVTSYLMEYHEDWSIGRXYISPTILQEIQEQRKAA, from the coding sequence CTGCAATTTTTCCATTTTGAACAGATTGACCCGAGGAAAATTTCCTCCACCAACATCTTGGAGCGATTAAATCGTGAAATACGACGAAGAACAAGTGTCGTAGGGGTTTTTCCTAATCAGGATTCATACATTCGTCTTGTGACCAGTTACTTAATGGAATACCACGAAGATTGGTCAATCGGACGATNATATATTAGTCCAACGATTCTACAAGAAATTCAGGAGCAACGTAAAGCGGCATAA